From Pan paniscus chromosome 9, NHGRI_mPanPan1-v2.0_pri, whole genome shotgun sequence, the proteins below share one genomic window:
- the RAB1B gene encoding ras-related protein Rab-1B isoform X3 codes for MNPEYDYLFKLLLIGDSGVGKSCLLLRFADDTYTESYISTIGVDFKIRTIELDGKTIKLQIESYANVKQWLQEIDRYASENVNKLLVGNKSDLTTKKVVDNTTAKEFADSLGIPFLETSAKNATNVEQAFMTMAAEIKKRMGPGAASGGERPNLKIDSTPVKPAGGGCC; via the exons atgaACCCCGAATA TGACTACCTGTTTAAGCTGCTTTTGATTGGCGACTCAGGCGTGGGCAAGTCATGCCTGCTCCTGCGGTTTGCT GATGACACGTACACAGAGAGCTACATCAGCACCATCGGGGTGGACTTCAAGATCCGAACCATCGAGCTGGATGGCAAAACTATCAAACTTCAGATC GAATCCTACGCCAACGTGAAGCAGTGGCTGCAGGAGATTGACCGCTATGCCAGCGAGAACGTCAATAAGCTCCtggtgggcaacaagagcgacctCACCACCAAGAAGGTGGTGGACAACACCACAGCCAAG GAGTTTGCAGACTCTCTGGGCATCCCCTTCTTGGAGACGAGCGCCAAGAATGCCACCAATGTCGAGCAGGCGTTCATGACCATGGCTGCTGAAATCAAAAAGCGGATGGGGCCTGGAGCAGCCTCTGGGGGCGAGCGGCCCAATCTCAAGATCGACAGCACCCCTGTAAAGCCGGCTGGCGGTGGCTGTTGCTAG
- the RAB1B gene encoding ras-related protein Rab-1B isoform X1, which translates to MNPEYDYLFKLLLIGDSGVGKSCLLLRFADDTYTESYISTIGVDFKIRTIELDGKTIKLQIWDTAGQERFRTITSSYYRGAHGIIVVYDVTDQESYANVKQWLQEIDRYASENVNKLLVGNKSDLTTKKVVDNTTAKVADGPVCPGSGRWGLLPLTCSPLLFSPLLFSPLPCQEFADSLGIPFLETSAKNATNVEQAFMTMAAEIKKRMGPGAASGGERPNLKIDSTPVKPAGGGCC; encoded by the exons atgaACCCCGAATA TGACTACCTGTTTAAGCTGCTTTTGATTGGCGACTCAGGCGTGGGCAAGTCATGCCTGCTCCTGCGGTTTGCT GATGACACGTACACAGAGAGCTACATCAGCACCATCGGGGTGGACTTCAAGATCCGAACCATCGAGCTGGATGGCAAAACTATCAAACTTCAGATC TGGGACACAGCGGGCCAGGAACGGTTCCGGACCATCACTTCCAGCTACTACCGGGGGGCTCATGGCATCATCGTGGTGTATGACGTCACTGACCAG GAATCCTACGCCAACGTGAAGCAGTGGCTGCAGGAGATTGACCGCTATGCCAGCGAGAACGTCAATAAGCTCCtggtgggcaacaagagcgacctCACCACCAAGAAGGTGGTGGACAACACCACAGCCAAGGTAGCCGACGGGCCGGTCTGCCCGGGGTCGGGGCGCTGGGGCCTGCTGCCCCTCACCTGttctcccctcctcttctctcccctcctcttctctcctctcccttgtCAGGAGTTTGCAGACTCTCTGGGCATCCCCTTCTTGGAGACGAGCGCCAAGAATGCCACCAATGTCGAGCAGGCGTTCATGACCATGGCTGCTGAAATCAAAAAGCGGATGGGGCCTGGAGCAGCCTCTGGGGGCGAGCGGCCCAATCTCAAGATCGACAGCACCCCTGTAAAGCCGGCTGGCGGTGGCTGTTGCTAG
- the RAB1B gene encoding ras-related protein Rab-1B isoform X2, which yields MNPEYDYLFKLLLIGDSGVGKSCLLLRFADDTYTESYISTIGVDFKIRTIELDGKTIKLQIWDTAGQERFRTITSSYYRGAHGIIVVYDVTDQESYANVKQWLQEIDRYASENVNKLLVGNKSDLTTKKVVDNTTAKEFADSLGIPFLETSAKNATNVEQAFMTMAAEIKKRMGPGAASGGERPNLKIDSTPVKPAGGGCC from the exons atgaACCCCGAATA TGACTACCTGTTTAAGCTGCTTTTGATTGGCGACTCAGGCGTGGGCAAGTCATGCCTGCTCCTGCGGTTTGCT GATGACACGTACACAGAGAGCTACATCAGCACCATCGGGGTGGACTTCAAGATCCGAACCATCGAGCTGGATGGCAAAACTATCAAACTTCAGATC TGGGACACAGCGGGCCAGGAACGGTTCCGGACCATCACTTCCAGCTACTACCGGGGGGCTCATGGCATCATCGTGGTGTATGACGTCACTGACCAG GAATCCTACGCCAACGTGAAGCAGTGGCTGCAGGAGATTGACCGCTATGCCAGCGAGAACGTCAATAAGCTCCtggtgggcaacaagagcgacctCACCACCAAGAAGGTGGTGGACAACACCACAGCCAAG GAGTTTGCAGACTCTCTGGGCATCCCCTTCTTGGAGACGAGCGCCAAGAATGCCACCAATGTCGAGCAGGCGTTCATGACCATGGCTGCTGAAATCAAAAAGCGGATGGGGCCTGGAGCAGCCTCTGGGGGCGAGCGGCCCAATCTCAAGATCGACAGCACCCCTGTAAAGCCGGCTGGCGGTGGCTGTTGCTAG